Proteins from a single region of Gossypium arboreum isolate Shixiya-1 chromosome 1, ASM2569848v2, whole genome shotgun sequence:
- the LOC108481030 gene encoding uncharacterized protein LOC108481030 isoform X2, with protein MAKTSTIFLCTFSFSSFSSLSRWRETNSFLPSPFRFSNRPSPFLRFSSKPSDSGNFLGDDSFGFFPWSPDDNDLEWVQEERVTLFTSDGLIQIGGSMVPRRPSSSDKQGKLKSSQRFQRFQESDYMDPNQGLCLGALFDIAATNGLDMGRRLCIIGFCRSIEMLSDVVEDTVLEHGGEVVAAEKAIKGGLHEKLSMTVAVPYLWGVPPASDTLHLAVRSGGGIVEKVYWQWDFL; from the exons ATGGCTAAAACGTCCACTATCTTCCTCTGCACTTTCTCTTTCTCTTCCTTTTCTTCTCTTTCTCGTTGGAGAGAAACTAATTCTTTCCTCCCTAGTCCCTTCAGATTCTCCAATCGTCCATCTCCTTTCCTTCGGTTCTCTTCCAAACCTTCGGATTCCGGCAACTTCCTTGGTGACGATTCTTTCGGTTTCTTTCCTTGGTCCCCTGATGACAACG ATTTGGAATGGGTTCAAGAGGAGCGAGTCACTTTATTCACTTCAGACGGACTAATTCAAATTGGAGGTTCAATGGTTCCACGGCGCCCATCTTCTTCTGAT AAACAGGGGAAACTAAAATCATCTCAAAGATTTCAACGGTTTCAAGAGAGTGATTACATGGATCCTAACCAAGGCTTATGTCTAGGTGCTCTTTTTGACATTGCAGCAACAAAT GGACTTGACATGGGCAGACGACTTTGTATCATTGGCTTTTGCCGTTCCATTGAGATGCTtagtgatgttgtagaagataCTGTTTTAGAGCATGGTGGAGAG GTGGTTGCGGCGGAGAAAGCCATCAAAGGTGGTTTGCATGAAAAGCTCAGCATGACAGTTGCAGTGCCATATCTGTGGGGTGTTCCGCCTGCTTCCGATACACTTCACCTTGCTGTAAGAAGTGGTGGAGGGATTGTGGAGAAGGTTTATTGGCAATGGGATTTTTTGTAA
- the LOC108481030 gene encoding uncharacterized protein LOC108481030 isoform X1 codes for MAKTSTIFLCTFSFSSFSSLSRWRETNSFLPSPFRFSNRPSPFLRFSSKPSDSGNFLGDDSFGFFPWSPDDNDLEWVQEERVTLFTSDGLIQIGGSMVPRRPSSSDKKQGKLKSSQRFQRFQESDYMDPNQGLCLGALFDIAATNGLDMGRRLCIIGFCRSIEMLSDVVEDTVLEHGGEVVAAEKAIKGGLHEKLSMTVAVPYLWGVPPASDTLHLAVRSGGGIVEKVYWQWDFL; via the exons ATGGCTAAAACGTCCACTATCTTCCTCTGCACTTTCTCTTTCTCTTCCTTTTCTTCTCTTTCTCGTTGGAGAGAAACTAATTCTTTCCTCCCTAGTCCCTTCAGATTCTCCAATCGTCCATCTCCTTTCCTTCGGTTCTCTTCCAAACCTTCGGATTCCGGCAACTTCCTTGGTGACGATTCTTTCGGTTTCTTTCCTTGGTCCCCTGATGACAACG ATTTGGAATGGGTTCAAGAGGAGCGAGTCACTTTATTCACTTCAGACGGACTAATTCAAATTGGAGGTTCAATGGTTCCACGGCGCCCATCTTCTTCTGAT AAGAAACAGGGGAAACTAAAATCATCTCAAAGATTTCAACGGTTTCAAGAGAGTGATTACATGGATCCTAACCAAGGCTTATGTCTAGGTGCTCTTTTTGACATTGCAGCAACAAAT GGACTTGACATGGGCAGACGACTTTGTATCATTGGCTTTTGCCGTTCCATTGAGATGCTtagtgatgttgtagaagataCTGTTTTAGAGCATGGTGGAGAG GTGGTTGCGGCGGAGAAAGCCATCAAAGGTGGTTTGCATGAAAAGCTCAGCATGACAGTTGCAGTGCCATATCTGTGGGGTGTTCCGCCTGCTTCCGATACACTTCACCTTGCTGTAAGAAGTGGTGGAGGGATTGTGGAGAAGGTTTATTGGCAATGGGATTTTTTGTAA